The following coding sequences are from one Mycolicibacterium aichiense window:
- a CDS encoding class I SAM-dependent methyltransferase — MDSEVMDWDGAYRQEGAFAGPPPWNIGEPQPELAALARDGKISGHVLDAGCGHAELALALAATGATVVGIDVSPTAITAATEAARQRGLSNVTFVCADITSFTGYDEQFATIIDSTLFHSLPVDARDAYLRAIHRAAAPGAQLYVLVFAKGAFPPHLETKPNEVDEDELRAAVSKYFVIDDIRPAKIHSHKPAFADIPEGAMPFDLDTKGRLMMPAYLLSAHKNG; from the coding sequence ATGGACTCTGAGGTGATGGACTGGGACGGCGCCTACAGACAAGAGGGCGCCTTCGCCGGGCCGCCGCCGTGGAACATCGGTGAACCGCAACCCGAACTTGCTGCTCTGGCTCGCGACGGGAAGATCAGCGGTCATGTGCTGGACGCCGGCTGCGGGCATGCCGAACTCGCCTTGGCCCTCGCGGCGACAGGCGCCACCGTCGTCGGTATCGACGTGTCGCCAACGGCGATCACGGCGGCGACCGAGGCCGCCCGGCAGCGCGGCTTGAGCAACGTGACTTTCGTGTGCGCGGATATCACCTCCTTCACCGGCTACGACGAGCAGTTCGCCACGATCATCGACAGCACGCTGTTCCATTCGCTTCCGGTCGACGCCCGCGACGCCTACCTCCGTGCGATCCATCGGGCCGCCGCGCCCGGGGCACAGCTCTACGTGCTGGTCTTCGCAAAGGGTGCCTTCCCGCCGCACCTCGAGACCAAGCCCAACGAAGTCGACGAGGACGAGCTGCGCGCCGCGGTGTCGAAGTACTTCGTGATCGACGACATCCGGCCGGCGAAGATCCACTCCCACAAACCGGCGTTCGCCGACATACCAGAGGGTGCGATGCCGTTCGACCTCGACACGAAGGGCCGGCTGATGATGCCGGCCTACTTGCTCAGCGCCCACAAGAACGGCTGA
- a CDS encoding glutamate--cysteine ligase produces MGDEVTHATFNRAHRQQYRRKVQLCLDVFETMLAQSSFEFDRPLTGMEIECNLVTDDYQPAMSNQEVLAAIADPAYQTELGAYNIEFNVPPRPLPGRTALELEAEVRASLNAAETKANTDDAHIVMIGILPTLMPEHLTGHWMSPSLRYQALNDSIFTARGEDILIDITGPERLSMHAESIAPESACTSMQLHLQVSPADFAANWNAAQVLAGPQLALGANSPYFFGHQLWAETRIELFAQATDTRPDELKAQGVRPRVWFGERWITSIFDLFEENVRYFPSLLPEMSDEDPVAELAAGRTPALSELRLHNGTVYRWNRPVYDVVNGRPHLRVENRVLPAGPTVVDMMANSAFYYGALRVLAEEDRPLWTKMSFTAAHDNFIESARHGMDARLYWPGLGEITPDELVLRTLLPMADEGLRRWGVATEVRDRYLGVIEGRAKTGRNGSAWQIATVQALQDRGMARPQALAEMLRRYCTLMHSNEPVHTWGSTE; encoded by the coding sequence ATGGGCGACGAGGTCACGCACGCCACCTTCAACCGGGCGCATCGGCAGCAGTACCGGCGCAAGGTCCAGTTGTGTCTGGACGTGTTCGAGACAATGCTGGCCCAATCCAGCTTCGAATTCGACCGACCGCTGACCGGCATGGAGATCGAGTGCAACCTGGTCACCGATGACTACCAGCCGGCGATGTCGAACCAGGAGGTCTTGGCCGCGATCGCCGATCCGGCCTACCAGACCGAATTGGGCGCCTACAACATCGAATTCAACGTCCCGCCGCGACCTCTGCCCGGTCGGACGGCACTGGAGTTGGAGGCCGAGGTACGGGCGAGCCTGAATGCCGCCGAGACGAAGGCGAACACCGACGACGCGCACATCGTGATGATCGGCATCCTGCCGACGCTAATGCCCGAGCACCTGACCGGCCACTGGATGAGTCCGTCGCTGCGCTATCAGGCGCTCAACGATTCGATCTTCACCGCCCGCGGCGAGGACATCCTCATCGACATCACCGGCCCCGAGCGGCTGAGCATGCACGCGGAGTCCATCGCTCCTGAATCCGCCTGCACCAGTATGCAATTGCACCTGCAGGTATCCCCGGCCGACTTCGCCGCCAACTGGAACGCCGCTCAGGTGCTGGCCGGTCCGCAGCTGGCTCTCGGCGCCAACTCGCCGTACTTCTTCGGTCACCAGCTGTGGGCCGAGACCCGTATCGAGCTATTCGCCCAGGCGACCGACACCCGGCCCGACGAACTCAAGGCCCAAGGCGTGCGTCCGCGAGTGTGGTTCGGGGAGCGCTGGATCACCTCGATCTTCGACCTCTTCGAAGAGAACGTCCGCTACTTCCCCTCCTTGCTGCCCGAGATGTCCGACGAGGATCCGGTAGCCGAGTTGGCGGCCGGCCGCACGCCTGCCCTGTCCGAGCTGCGGCTGCACAACGGGACGGTGTACCGCTGGAACCGGCCGGTCTACGATGTCGTGAACGGCCGGCCGCATCTGCGGGTGGAGAATCGCGTGTTGCCCGCGGGACCCACTGTCGTCGACATGATGGCCAACTCGGCGTTCTACTACGGCGCCTTGCGAGTATTGGCCGAAGAGGACCGCCCGTTGTGGACGAAGATGAGTTTCACTGCCGCACATGACAACTTCATCGAATCTGCTCGGCACGGCATGGATGCCCGGCTGTACTGGCCCGGGCTCGGCGAGATCACACCCGACGAGTTGGTGCTGCGTACCCTGCTCCCGATGGCCGATGAGGGGCTGCGGCGCTGGGGCGTGGCCACCGAAGTACGCGACCGCTATCTCGGCGTGATCGAGGGTCGCGCCAAGACTGGACGCAACGGGTCGGCATGGCAGATCGCGACGGTGCAGGCGCTGCAGGATCGCGGCATGGCGCGACCACAGGCACTCGCCGAGATGCTGCGGCGCTACTGCACCCTGATGCACAGCAACGAACCGGTGCACACCTGGGGCAGCACCGAGTGA
- a CDS encoding class I SAM-dependent methyltransferase, whose protein sequence is MAYMASEITDIADMPRGGPDASCLDRLLETDRPEYLDRDDVDDEVKRGIVTALDVIGNLFREHDRNAELVLREVADVIDPTILELGAGHGALSRRVLEQHPTAHVTISDVNAESVVAIAASDLGDHPRATVRTIDATAIDADDGSFDLAVFALSFHHLPPTQAALVLAEGTRVADELLVIDLPRMPSLLHIAKLAAMAPLVWWPFVHDGLVSSLRSYSPSALRALGAHAGVEVEVSTNPFDRQVLRARRRE, encoded by the coding sequence ATGGCCTACATGGCATCCGAGATCACCGACATCGCCGACATGCCGCGGGGTGGCCCGGATGCGTCGTGTCTGGATCGCCTGCTGGAAACCGACCGGCCGGAATACCTCGACCGTGACGACGTCGACGACGAGGTCAAGCGTGGAATCGTGACGGCGCTGGACGTGATCGGCAACCTGTTTCGCGAACACGACCGCAATGCCGAGCTGGTGCTGCGCGAGGTCGCCGACGTCATCGACCCCACCATCCTGGAACTCGGCGCCGGTCATGGCGCACTATCGCGCAGGGTCCTCGAGCAGCATCCGACCGCCCACGTCACCATCTCCGACGTCAACGCCGAGTCGGTGGTGGCGATCGCGGCATCCGATCTCGGTGACCACCCGCGCGCCACAGTGCGCACCATCGACGCGACCGCGATCGACGCCGACGACGGCTCGTTCGACCTGGCGGTCTTCGCGTTGTCGTTTCACCATCTGCCGCCCACCCAGGCCGCCCTGGTTCTCGCCGAGGGCACCCGGGTGGCCGACGAGCTCCTGGTCATCGATCTGCCCCGGATGCCCTCGCTTCTGCACATTGCCAAGCTGGCCGCGATGGCGCCGCTGGTGTGGTGGCCGTTCGTGCACGACGGTCTGGTCAGCTCGCTGCGCTCCTACAGCCCGTCGGCGCTGCGCGCGCTCGGCGCCCATGCCGGCGTCGAGGTGGAGGTCAGCACCAACCCGTTCGATCGCCAGGTTCTGCGGGCGCGGCGGCGCGAGTGA
- the glpK gene encoding glycerol kinase GlpK, translating to MDERSAASAASHVRGALLADFVASIDQGTTSTRCMIFDHKGAEVGRHQLEHEQILPKSGWVEHNPVEIWERTQTVVVSALNKTKLSVEDLAALGITNQRETTLVWNRKTGRPYHNAIVWQDTRTDRIAAALDRDGRGDIIRRKAGLPPATYFSGGKLQWILENVDGLRADAERGDALFGTPDTWVLWNLTGGTHGGVHVTDVTNASRTMLMNLETLDWDDELLSLFGIPRAMLPEIRPSSSPEPYGVTLPAGPLGGEVPLTGILGDQQAAMVGQVCLSPGEAKNTYGTGNFLLLNTGEKIVRSENGLLTTVCYQFGEAKPVYALEGSIAVTGSAVQWLRDQLGIISGASQSETLARQVADNGGVYFVPAFSGLFAPYWRSDARGAIVGLSRYNSNAHVARATLEAICYQSRDVVDAMEADSGVHLEILKVDGGVTQNELCMQIQADVLGVDVVRPVVAETTALGAAYAAGLAVGFWADPDDLRANWQEDRRWSPVWDDDQREAGYAGWRKAVQRTLDWVEV from the coding sequence ATGGACGAAAGGTCGGCTGCATCGGCAGCATCACACGTCAGAGGAGCACTGTTGGCTGACTTCGTCGCCTCGATTGACCAGGGCACCACGAGCACCCGCTGCATGATCTTCGATCACAAGGGCGCTGAGGTGGGCCGGCATCAGCTCGAGCACGAACAGATCCTGCCCAAGTCCGGGTGGGTGGAGCACAACCCCGTGGAGATCTGGGAACGCACGCAGACCGTCGTGGTCTCGGCGTTGAACAAGACGAAACTGTCCGTCGAGGACCTGGCTGCGCTGGGCATCACCAACCAGCGGGAGACCACACTGGTGTGGAACCGCAAGACGGGACGGCCGTACCACAACGCGATCGTGTGGCAGGACACCCGCACCGACCGCATCGCGGCCGCGCTGGACCGGGACGGCCGCGGTGACATCATCCGGCGCAAAGCCGGCCTGCCGCCGGCCACGTACTTCTCCGGGGGCAAGCTGCAGTGGATCCTGGAGAACGTCGACGGCCTGCGCGCCGACGCCGAACGCGGTGACGCGTTGTTCGGCACTCCGGACACCTGGGTGCTGTGGAATCTGACCGGGGGAACGCACGGCGGCGTACACGTCACCGACGTCACCAACGCCAGTCGCACCATGCTGATGAACTTGGAAACCCTGGACTGGGACGATGAACTGTTGTCGCTCTTCGGGATTCCGCGCGCGATGCTGCCGGAGATCAGGCCGTCTTCGTCACCCGAGCCGTACGGGGTGACGCTACCCGCTGGACCGCTGGGCGGTGAGGTGCCGTTGACCGGGATCCTCGGCGATCAGCAGGCGGCGATGGTGGGGCAGGTGTGCCTGAGCCCCGGTGAAGCCAAGAACACCTACGGCACCGGCAACTTCCTGTTGCTCAACACCGGCGAGAAGATCGTGCGCAGCGAGAACGGGTTGCTGACCACCGTGTGCTACCAGTTCGGAGAAGCGAAACCTGTTTACGCCCTTGAGGGCTCGATCGCGGTGACCGGCTCGGCGGTGCAGTGGCTGCGCGATCAGCTCGGCATCATCAGCGGGGCTTCGCAGAGCGAGACCTTGGCCCGGCAGGTAGCTGACAACGGCGGCGTGTACTTCGTGCCGGCGTTCTCGGGACTCTTCGCACCGTACTGGCGCTCGGATGCGCGCGGGGCGATCGTCGGGTTGTCCCGCTACAACTCGAACGCGCATGTCGCCCGCGCGACGCTGGAGGCGATCTGCTATCAGAGTCGCGACGTGGTCGACGCTATGGAAGCCGATTCCGGTGTGCACCTTGAGATTCTGAAAGTCGACGGCGGCGTCACCCAGAACGAGTTGTGCATGCAGATCCAAGCCGATGTTCTGGGCGTGGACGTGGTGCGCCCGGTGGTTGCCGAGACCACCGCACTGGGTGCGGCCTATGCCGCCGGGTTGGCGGTCGGATTCTGGGCCGATCCCGATGACCTGCGCGCCAACTGGCAGGAGGACCGGCGATGGTCGCCGGTGTGGGACGACGATCAGCGTGAGGCCGGCTACGCCGGTTGGCGCAAAGCCGTGCAGCGCACGCTGGACTGGGTCGAGGTCTAG